The genomic DNA CCAGACGCCGGCACGCCCAGTATTCCGACATGGGATTAGCCATTATTTTTTATGCCGGTGTAGCTATGGCCATTATTTTCAGTACCATGACAAAGATGCCCAGTTCGGGCTTGCTAAGCTTTCTGTTTGGCAGCATTGTCACGGTTTCTCTGCAGGACGTCGGCTTGATTGCGGCGGCCGGTCTGCTGGTAAGCGGTATTTTGTTTGTCTGGCACAAGCCTTTGCTGCTGTCTTCGTTTAATGAGGATATTGCCAATGTCAGTGGGATTGATACCGGGCGGGTCAACATGATTTTCAGCATCCTGACAGCCTTGGTTGTTGTGGTCGGTATGACGATTGTCGGCATTTTGCTGGTCAGCGCTCTGATGATTGTACCGGTGGCGGCAGCACATTCCCTGCGGCTCGGCTTTAAAGCGACGCTGGGCT from Propionispora hippei DSM 15287 includes the following:
- a CDS encoding metal ABC transporter permease, which gives rise to MEFFQYDFMQRALAAGLITAFLCPLIGIFVVVRRQSLIGDGLGHIAFAGVAAGHLAGIYPMAGALLLTLGGAVGIELTRRRHAQYSDMGLAIIFYAGVAMAIIFSTMTKMPSSGLLSFLFGSIVTVSLQDVGLIAAAGLLVSGILFVWHKPLLLSSFNEDIANVSGIDTGRVNMIFSILTALVVVVGMTIVGILLVSALMIVPVAAAHSLRLGFKATLGWAVGFSVLSVTAGLLSSFYLDIAPGGTIVMTAIILYVLIAVVQTWRENKV